A window of the Lolium perenne isolate Kyuss_39 chromosome 7, Kyuss_2.0, whole genome shotgun sequence genome harbors these coding sequences:
- the LOC139833643 gene encoding uncharacterized protein, protein MDRRTTLYNRAVTHYHKAKLDRADLARELEAAKVEAAKVPQLESDLRAARAQCAESEEAGRSAAGKLKLAEQELTRLRLLEQNHLAELNSLRTAEKEKVDDLSRRLTEVEKQRLVLQEEVTAKSTELTATAKRWTDEFSALDRGLAAAFPETQDAALAAVGVARDSRRRETGEGSSEYFSMEDHMASMAARIEPITKLGWELRKAAEELVPMLWPEEAVPQDISGLISSMERAPDRFLDWKESATRAGADMALYFVLSWYNEGSDFRVETETVHICPARKRR, encoded by the exons atggaccgGCGCACCACTCTGTATAATCGTGCCgtcacccattaccacaaggccaagctggaccgggccgacttggcccgcgagctggaagccgccaagg ttgaagccgccaaggtcccgcagctggagtcggatctccgagccgctcgcgcccagtgcgccgagagcgaggaggcgggccgatccgccgccggcaagctcaagctggctgagcaggagttgacgcggctgcgcctgctggagcagaaccatctcgccgagctcaactccctcaggacggcggagaaggagaaggtggatgatctgagccggcggctgacggaggtggagaagcagcggcttgtgctgcaggaggaggtcaccgctaagtccacggagctgacggctaccgccaagcgctggaccgacgagtttagcgcgcttgatcgcggcttggcgg cggccttcccggagacgcaggacgcggctttagcagccgttggcgtcgcgcgcgactccaggaggcgggagactggcgagggcagctcagagtacttctccatggaggaccacatggcgtccatggctgcccgcatcgagcccatcaccaaactcggctgggagcttcggaaggcggctgaagagctggtgccgatgctgtggcctgaagaggcggtgccgcaagatatctccggcctcatctcctcgatggagcgggcgccggaccgcttcctcgactggaaggagtcggccacgcgcgctggtgccgacatggcgctgtacttcgtcctctcctggtacaacgag GGTTCAGACTTCAGAGTTGAGACCGAAACCGTCCACATATGCCCTGCTCGAAAACGGAGGTGA